The following coding sequences lie in one Zingiber officinale cultivar Zhangliang chromosome 2B, Zo_v1.1, whole genome shotgun sequence genomic window:
- the LOC122047046 gene encoding protein LIGHT-DEPENDENT SHORT HYPOCOTYLS 4-like gives MDFLPNPESPRSNNSGGSSPNCSPKNLVSVASLSSAAAPAGVASSSSSSSSSSSTSSAAAGAAAPSLSRYESQKRRDWNTFGQYLRNHRPPLSLSQCSSAHVLEFLRYLDQFGKTKIHSHVCPFFGHPNPPAPCPCPLRQAWGSLDALIGRLRAAYEENGGRPETNPFGARAVRLFLREVRDVQSKARGISYEKKKRKKPPPLPHHHHQHQDPPLPPPPGAATA, from the coding sequence ATGGACTTCCTGCCGAACCCGGAGAGTCCTCGGTCGAACAACAGCGGGGGGAGCAGCCCCAACTGTAGCCCCAAGAACTTGGTGTCGGTGGCGTCGTTGTCGTCGGCGGCGGCCCCAGCGGgggttgcttcttcttcttcgtcgtcgtcgtcttcttcttccacctcttCGGCGGCGGCGGGGGCGGCGGCGCCTTCGCTGAGCCGGTACGAGTCGCAGAAGCGGCGGGACTGGAACACGTTCGGGCAGTACCTGCGGAACCACCGACCGCCGCTGTCGCTGTCGCAGTGCAGCAGCGCGCACGTGCTGGAGTTCCTGCGGTACCTGGACCAGTTCGGGAAGACCAAGATCCACTCGCACGTGTGCCCCTTCTTCGGCCACCCCAACCCGCCGGCGCCCTGCCCCTGCCCGCTCCGCCAGGCCTGGGGCAGCCTCGATGCCCTCATCGGACGCCTCCGCGCCGCCTACGAGGAGAACGGCGGCCGACCGGAGACCAACCCCTTCGGCGCCCGCGCCGTCCGCCTCTTCCTCCGCGAGGTCCGCGACGTCCAGTCCAAGGCCAGAGGGATCAGCTACGAGAAGAAGAAACGCAAGAAGCCGCCGCCGCTTCCTCACCACCACCACCAGCACCAAGATCCTCCCCTTCCTCCACCGCCCGGCGCCGCCACCGCCTGA
- the LOC122048665 gene encoding uncharacterized protein LOC122048665, with product MEATGSKSIFDAFKLDRFDGINFTRWKDKLFFLLTELGVAYLLLHDLPPIPAPTDKDTDEIKATRKKREEDEVRCRGYILNALTDRLYDLFHSIKSPQEIWNALENKYTSEKQVSRLKDLKIEVSDPLQVVVVIAKLPTTWNGYRKKLLHTYEDFTIDQLIKHIRIEEETQIRENKFAYESDSNVNNIESKKIKYSGKKRKFAETSSETFANKKKTKTCYFCGKKGHYKNECRFFKRLMVEGNVGQKTECF from the exons ATGGAAGCCACTGGTTCAAAGTCTATTTTCGATGCATTCAAATTGGACCGGTTCGATGGGATAAACTTCACTCGCTGGAAGGACAAATTGTTCTTCCTCCTCACTGAATTGGGCGTCGCATATCTACTGCTGCATGATCTGCCTCCAATTCCTGCACCAACTGATAAGGATACTGATGAGATCAAAGCAACTCGAAAGAAGCGGGAAGAGGATGAAGTTCGGTGCAGAGGATACATCCTGAATGCCTTAACTGATAGATTATATGATCTCTTCCATTCAATCAAATCTCCACAAGAAATCTGGAATGCCTTAGAGAACAAATATACATCTGAAAAACAAG TTTCTAGACTCAAAGATCTGAAAATAGAAGTGTCTGATCCATTGCAAGTGGTTGTTGTAATTGCAAAATTGCCAACCACTTGGAATGGCTACAGAAAGAAATTGTTACACACTTATGAGGATTTCACCATAGACCAACTCATAAAGCATATTCGAATTGAGGAAGAAACTCAAATTCGTGAAAATAAATTTGCTTATGAGTCTGATTCTAATGTTAATAATATTGAgtctaagaaaataaaatattctggaaaaaaaagaaagtttgctGAAACTTCGTCTGAAACCTTTGCTAACAAAAAGAAAACCAAGACTTGTTACTTCTGTGGAAAGAAAGGTCACTACAAAAATGAATGCAGGTTTTTCAAGAGACTAATGGTGGAGGGAAATGTTGGACAAAAAACTGAGTGTTTTTGA